The genomic region ATCGGAGTGCTCCCGCGATCTCCTCGGCCACGCGGCGCGCCGCCCCCGGGCCGCCGAGGGAGCTGCGCACCTCGGCGAGGCCGGCGAGCTGCGCCGCCCGGGCGGCCGGGTCGTCGAGCAGGTGGGTGATCTCTCGCGCCATCCGCTCCGGGCTCGCCTCGCGCTGGAGCAGCTCCGGCACGAGGCGGCGCCCGGCGAGGATGTTCACCAGGGCGAAGTGGGCGAGCCGGACGAACGCGCGCCCGATGAAATAGGAGAGCCAGGAGAGCCGGTAGACCACCACCATCGGCCGCAGCATCAGGGCGGTCTCGAGGGTGGAGGTGCCGCTCTTCACCAGCGCCGCGTCGCTCGCGCCGACCGCCTCGTCGGCCCGGCCGTCCACGAGCTTCACCGGGAGCGCCGGGTGGCGCGTGAGGTAGGGCGCGAGGGCGGCCGCGGCCAGCGTCGGGGCGACCGGCACGACGAACTGCGCGTCGGGGTGGCCGGCGCGGATCCGCTCGGCGGCCTCGAGCATGGGCGGGAAGATGCGCGCCAGCTCGCTCGGCCGGCTGCCGGGGACGAGGGCCACCGTGGTCCGGGAGGCCTCGAGGCCGAGGGCGGCCCGGTACGCGGCCGGGGCCGCCGGGGCGGGCCGCTCCGCGAGCGGGTGGCCGACGAAGCGGGCCGAGACGCCGGTCCCCTCGTAGAAGCGCTCCTCGAAGGGGAGGATGCAGAGCATCCGATCCACCACCCGGGCGATCTGGCGGGCCCGGCCGCGGCGCCAGGCCCAGATCATGGGGGAGACGTAGTAGACGACCGTCACCCCGAGCCGCTTGAGCCGCTTCGCGAGCCGCAGGTTGAAGTCGGGCAGGTCCACGAGGAGCGCCACGCGGGGCCGGCGCGCCTCGGCCGCCCGGGCGACGTCGCGCAGGATGCCGAGGATGCGCGGGATGGCGGGGAGCACCTCGGCGAACCCCATCACCGAGATGGCCTCGGCCGGGTGGAGGGCCTCCAGCCCGGCCGCCCGGAGCCGCGGCCCGCCGACGCCGAAGGCCCGCACGTCCGGGCGGAGCTGGCGCAGCTCCTCCAGCACGCGCGCCGCGTGCAGGTCTGCGCTCGCTTCCCCAGCGACGACGAGGATCTCCGGGCCGGACACGGCGCGGCTTATAGCACGCCCGTTCCGGCCATCGGGGCGTGCCCGGCGGGCCGCGTCGCCACGGCGCCGCCGCGCCCCCGTCAGATTCCTGACGCGTTCCGCGCCCGATGTGTAAGATGATCCCGCGCTCGGGGGAGGCGCGCCGATGACCCCACACCTGTACTACTCGGCCCGGACCGGCGCGGCGCCGCTGTCGTTCGAGGAGCTGAAGCCCCAGGTGGTCGCCGTCCTGCGCCACCTCCGGCGCGAGGGCTTCTTCCAGGAGTGGATGGGGGTGGAGTGCCCGTCGGGCTTCACGCCCGGCCGGCTCGGCCCCGAGCCGCGGCAGCAGCTCGAGCTGCTCGCCGGGCGCGCCGGGCTCTTCCCGGTCGAGGCGCGCTGGCGCGGCTACGGCGAGCCCGAGCTCTTCGACGTCATCGAGCTCCTGTACGACCACGTTTCGCGCCCGCTCTCCCCGGGGCGCTGGCACGACCACCCGGAGTGCGGCTGGCACTACGTCGCCTTCGACCGCGCCGGCGGGCGGGAGGTGATGCGCCGCTACCTCGCCCCCCTGC from Anaeromyxobacter paludicola harbors:
- the lpxB gene encoding lipid-A-disaccharide synthase, which gives rise to MSGPEILVVAGEASADLHAARVLEELRQLRPDVRAFGVGGPRLRAAGLEALHPAEAISVMGFAEVLPAIPRILGILRDVARAAEARRPRVALLVDLPDFNLRLAKRLKRLGVTVVYYVSPMIWAWRRGRARQIARVVDRMLCILPFEERFYEGTGVSARFVGHPLAERPAPAAPAAYRAALGLEASRTTVALVPGSRPSELARIFPPMLEAAERIRAGHPDAQFVVPVAPTLAAAALAPYLTRHPALPVKLVDGRADEAVGASDAALVKSGTSTLETALMLRPMVVVYRLSWLSYFIGRAFVRLAHFALVNILAGRRLVPELLQREASPERMAREITHLLDDPAARAAQLAGLAEVRSSLGGPGAARRVAEEIAGALR